GCGGCGGGCTCGCCGAGCTGGCCCCGGACCGGGAGCGTTCCCGGGCCTGGACCCTGCTGATCGACGGGGCCCCGCAGTCCCATGTGGACCTCGACGACCCCGGGTACCTGGACTTCGCGTACCAGCGCCGGATCGGCCACCTGATCGACCTGATCGCGCCTGCCCGGCAGCCCCTGAACGTGGTGCACCTGGGCGGCGGCGCCTTCACCCTGGCCCGCTACACGGCCGCCGCGCGCCCCCGCTCCACGCAGCAGGTGGTGGAGATCGACGGGGCCCTGGTGGCCTTCGTACGGGAACACCTGCCGCTGGACCCCCAGGCGCGGATCCGCGTACGGGCCGTGGACGCGCGGGCGGGGCTGGCGAAGGTGCCGGACGGCTGGGCGGACCTGGTCATCGCGGACGTGTTCAGCGGGGCGCGCACCCCGGCCCACCTGACCAGCGCGGAGTTCCTGGACGACGTACGCCGGGCCCTGGCGCCCACCGGGTGGTACGTGGCCAACCTCGCGGACGGCCCGCCGCTGGCGCACCTGCGGGGTCAGATCGCCACCGCGGCCTCGCGGTTCGCGGAGCTGGCGCTGGCGGCGGACCCGGTGGTCTGGCGGGGGAAACGTTTCGGCAATGCGGTGCTCGTGGCCGCCGACCGGGAGCTTCCCCTGGCGGAGTTCACCCGCCGCGTGGCGAGCGACCCGCACCCCGGCCGGGTCGAGCACGGCCGCGCCCTGGCGGACTTCACCGGCGGCGCCGCTCCGGTCGCGGACGCCTCGGCGGTGGCCTCCCCGCAGCCGCCGCCCTCGGTGTTCCGCTAGGGCCTAGGAGCGCCTCACGGGTCGACGATCTCCACCACCGGCGGGTGGTCGTGCCAGGTGCAGAACACCGACACCTCCCGGTTGCCCTGGGTGAAGGTGACCCGGATCCAGAAGTCCTGCTTCCACACCTGCATCCGCCAGCCCGCCTCCGGGGTCGCCGAGACCAGCCCGGCCGAGGAGGCGCCGAGGTCGAAGACGACCCGGCCGCCCGAGACCGCGTAGCTCTTCACCGTGCCGGAGCCGCCGCCCTGGCCGCCGGTCTCCTGGTACGGGCGCTGCCCGGCCGCCGACGGCGGCGCCGGCTTCGGCTTCGCGGACGGGGGCGGGGAGGCGGACGCCGAAGGCCCGGACGCGGCCGCCGACGGGGACGGCGACCCGGGCGCGGAGCCCGAGGGGCCCGGAGACGGTGGCGCATCCGACCCCCGCGTGGAGGAGGACACCGGCGGCGCCGACGCCAGCGGCACCGCGAGCGGAGGATCGTAGGCCGTCCCGGACATGACGGTGTGCACACCCCACCACGACAGGGTCACGGCGGCCGCGGTCGCCAGCACCCATGCCATGGCATGTACAAGTCCTCGTCGCATCAGGGCACATACTGCACCACCCGTCACAGACCCCGCCCGGCAGCTCCCCGGGTCCCCCGAATGGACTACGGTGCGCCCATGGCAAGTGTGCTCGTGGTCGAGGACGACCAGTTCGTACGTTCCGCCCTCATCCGGCACCTGACCGAGGCCTCCCACACCGTGCGGAGCGTCGGCACGGCCCTGGAGGCCCTGCGCGAAGTCGCCCACCACCGCTTCGACGTGGTCATCCTCGACCTCGGGCTGCCCGACCTCGACGGGTCCGAGGCCCTGAAGATGCTGCGCGGCATCACCGACGTACCGGTCATCATCGCCACCGCGCGCGACGACGAGGCCGAGATCGTCCGGCTGCTCAACGACGGCGCCGACGACTACCTGACCAAACCCTTCTCCGTCGAGCACCTCTCCGCCCGGATGGCCGCCGTCCTGCGCCGCGCCCGCGCCGCCGCCGGGGCCGAACCGCCCTCGCGCGTGCTGCGCGTCGGCGGGCTGGCCATCGACCCGCTGCGCCGCCAGGCCGAGCTCGACGGCTCCGTGCTCGACCTCACCCGGCGGGAGTTCGACCTGCTGACCTTCCTCGCCGGACGGCCCGGGGTGGTCGTGGCCCGGCGCGAGCTGCTCGCCGAGGTCTGGCAGCAGTCGTACGGGGACGACCAGACCATCGACGTGCACCTGTCCTGGCTGCGCCGCAAACTCGGCGAGACCGCCGCCCGCCCCCGCTACCTGCACACGCTGCGGGGCGTGGGCGTCAAGCTCGAGCCACCGCAGTGAGGCGGACGCAGTGAGGCGGACGCAGTGAGGCGGACGCAGTGAGGCGGACGCCGTGAGATGGGCGCTGGTCAAGGTGTGCCTCGCGGTCACGACCATGGTGGTCCTGGCCTTCGCGGTGCCCCTGGGGATGGTGGTGCAGGAGATGGCCAGCGACCGGGCCTTCTCCAACGCCGAGCGGCAGGCCGCCACCATGGGGCCGACCCTGTCCATCACCACCGACCCGATGCAGCTGCGCAAGGCCGTGGAGTCCACCGAGATGGGCGCCGCCGGGCGGATGGCCGTCCACGTGCCCGCCATCGGCGGGGCCGCCGCCGTGGACATCGGCGACGGCCGGGCCGGCGCGCACGCGGTGGCCGAGACCCGTTCCCTCGGCCGGGCGACGACCGCCCACGTCCCCGGCGGGGGCTCGGCGCTGCTCCAGCCCGTCGCCCTCGGCTCCGGGGACATCGCGGTGATCGAGATCTACGTACCGGAGAGCGAGGTCAGCAACGGCGTCGCCACCGCCTGGCTGGTCCTCGGCGGGGTCGGGCTCGCGCTCGTCGTCGGCTCGGTGGCCGTCGCCGACCGGCTCGGCGCCCGTCTGGTGCGCCCGGCCGAACGGCTCGCGGACGCCGCGCACCAGCTGGGGGAGGGGCGGCTCGGGGCGCGGGTGCCGGAGGACGGCCCCAAGGAACTCCGCTCGGCGGCCGTCGCGTTCAACTCCATGGCCGACCAGGTCGTGGAACTCCTCGCCAACGAGCGGGAGCTGGCCGCCGACCTCTCGCACCGGCTGCGCACGCCCCTGACCGTGCTGCGGCTCAACGCGGCCTCCCTCGGGGACGGCCCGGCCGCCGAGCACACCCGGGCGGCGGTGGAGCAGCTGGAACGGGAGGTCGACACGATCATCCGTACCGCCCGCGAACAGCGCGCGCCCGCCAACACCGCCACCGCCGGCTGCGACGCCTCCGAGGTGATCCGCGACCGGATGGCCTTCTGGTCGGCGCTGGCGGAGGACGAGGGCCGCGAGGTCCGGCTCGCGGGCGTGGACCGTACCGTACGCATCCCCGTGGCCCGCCCCGAGCTGGCGGCCGCCCTCGACGCCATGCTCGGCAACGTCTTCCGGCACACCCCGGAGGCCACCCCCTTCGCGGTGGACGTGCACGACGCGGGCGACGCCGTCATCGTCCTCGTCTCGGACGCGGGCCCCGGCATCGCCGACCCGGACGCCGCCCTGCGGCGCGGCAACGACGGCGGCCGGGACGGCTCGACGGGGCTCGGCCTGGACATCGTGCGGCGGGTCGCCGAGTCCACGGGCGGCGACGTACGGCTGGGGCGCTCGGTGCTCGGGGGGACCGAGGTACGGGTGTGGATCGCCCTGGACGGCCGGACCCGGGGCGGTGAGCGCGGGGCGCGCAACCGGCGCGGCCGGCGCAAGCGGCGCGGCGACTGACCGTCCCCCCCGGAGAAGCACGAAGGGGCCACGACGGGGGCGCGGCCGGGGCAACCGACGTACCCGGGGGCGCGCCTCGCGGGGCGGAAGTCCGCAGGTCGGTACGGTCCGCCCCATGGACACCCTCATCTTCGGCGGGCTCCTCGCCACCCTCGTCACCATGCACCGGGACACCTCCCGGACCGTGGTGCTCGGGGCCTGGTGGGTCATGCTGATCGCCGTGCTCCTGCTGATGGCGCACCACATCACCAGCAGCCTCGCCCTCGACCTGAGCTACTGACCCGTGGCCACGATGAACAGCCTCCTGCCGGAGGCCCCGCTGGAGGGCGGCCCGCTGAGCCGGGTCCACTACTGGTTCGCGTGCTTCTTCGCCGCCGGCTGGACGCTGGTCGTCTGCGGCGGCCTCTTCTACCAGTTCGGGCTGTGGGAGTACCCCTGCCCGCTCTGCGTCGTGCAGCGGATGTTCATGCTGCTGGCGGCGATCGGCGCCGGGTACATCATCCGCACCGCGCTCACGGTCGGCGTGGTGACGGGCCGGGACTACATGACGGGCTGGGGGATGGCCCTGGTCGCGGTGGTGTGCGGCTCCTTCACCGCGTGGCGGCAGACGATGCTGCACATCCTCCCCGGGGACAAGGGCTACGGCAGCGAGGCCTTCGGCCTGCACCTGTACGTGTGGGCGTGGATCCTCTTCACGGCCTCGGTCGTCGCGATCGGCGTCGTCCTCGCCCTCGCCCACACGACGGCCGGCCGGAACGTCCCGACCGCCGCACCCGGCCCGTACCGGACGGCGGGGATGCTGGTGCTGGCCTTCCTGGGGCTGGTCATCGCCGTCAACCTGGTGGCGGTCTTCCTGGAGGAGGGCTTCCACTGGTTCCTGCCGGACGACCCCTCGCGCTACCAGTTCTTCTACGACGTCGGGATCCTGGACTGAGGCCCTCCCGGGCACCGCCCCCGCCCGGACGGGGGCGCAGATGTTGCCGCGCCCCCGGCCCGCGCGGAGGGTGGTCATGACGGAAGGAGCCACGCATGAGAGTCATGCTCAGGGCCCACATGGACACGGCCGCCACCAACGAGGGCATCATGACGGGCGGCCTGCCCCAGGCGGTCAAGAAGCTGATCGACAAGGTCAAGCCGGAGGCGGCCTACTTCGGTCTCCACGAGGGCGTGCGCTCCTGCTGGATCGTCTTCGACCTCCAGGACAGCGCGCAGATGCCGGCGTTGACCTGGGACCTGTTCCACGATTTCAACGCCGAGATCGAGGTCGGTCCGGTCATGACGGCGGAAGACCTGGGGAAGGCGCTGGGGGCGTTGAAGTCCTCGTGACCGCGGCCGCGACGGCGGCGGTGGGCCCGAACCGGACCCGCCCCGCGGTGGCCAGCGCCAGCACGGCCGAGGCGGCGGCCGCCGCGCACGACACGGCGAACGCGGCCCGGTACCCGTACGCGGCGGCCAGCGGCCCGGCCGCCGCGGCGGCGAGGGCCTGACCGACGATCAGGCCGCTGCCCAGCACGGTCATGGCCTCGCCCATCCGCTCCGCCGGCCCGGCCCGCTCGGCCAGCCCGAACAGGGCGATGAGGTGCGGGGCCACGGCCAGCCCGATCCCGGCGACGGCCGCCGCCGCGCCCCACAGCCCCGACACGGCCAGCAGGGGCAGGGTGAGCACCGCCTGGAGCCCGATCGTCCACCGCAGCCGCACCGGCAGGCCGGCGGTCCCGGGCCGGGCCACCGTCACGAAGCCGGCGACCGAGCTGGTCACCGCCATGGCCGCCCACACCAGCCCGGCCGCGCCGCCCTCGCCCAGCGAGCGCGCGAGGGCGTTGACCCCGGTGTTGGCCCCGCTCCACGCGGCCCCCTGGAGCACGGCCATCGCGAACAGCAGGGCCAGCCCCGGCGACCACAGTCGTACGTCGGCCCGCGCGCCCACGGCTGCGACCGGCCCGGGCGCCGTCGGGTGGAGGGCGAACAGGCTCCCGGACACCAGGATCAGGACTGCCGCCAGGACCAGCGCCGAGGCGGGGTGCACGGTCACCGCGAGGATCCCGGCCAGCGCGGGCCCCACCATGAACCCGACCTCGTCCAGGGTGGTGTCGAAGGACAGCGCGGAGCCCAGCAGGGCCTTGTCCTCCCCGGCCAGCCGCGCCCAGCGGGCCCGCGCCAGCGGGCCGACCTGCGGGACGGTCAGCCCGGCGGCGACGGCCACGCCCATCCGGGCGGACAGGGGCAGCCCGCCCAGCACGGCGGCGACCAGGGCGAACAGCACGGCGGCGTTGGCGGCGCAGGCGACGAGCAGCACCGGGCGGTGGCCGCGCCGGTCGGCGAGCCGCCCGATGACCGGGCCGCCGAGGGCCTGGCCCAGCCAGAGCGCCGCCGCGACGGCGCCGGCGTCGCCGATGCCGTCGCGGTCGTTGATGAGCAGGAGCGTTCCGATGGGGCAGAGCGCGGCGGGCAGCCGGGCGAGGAACGCGTGGACGGGCAGGGCGCGGCCGCCGAGGGCGAACACCCCGCGGAAGCCGGCCGGAGCGGATCCGGCTGTGGGACGGGACATGGGGCAACCTCCAGCCGCACGCCGACCCTCCCGTGTCTCCGGCGCGCGTCGTTGCCCGTTGCCCGGGACGCTAGCGGCGGAATTCCCGCTTCGGAAGCCCCTGGTGATGGGAGCGCTCCCACCCTCCCCAAGGGGTAGATTCGCAGCGGGAGGCAGCCATGAACGGTCACGGTCAGGGGCGCGGGCGGGGACGGCCGACCCTGGAGGACGTCGCCCTGCGGGCCGGGGTCGGGCGCGGCACCGTCTCCCGGGTGGTCAACGGCTCGCCCAAGGTCAGCGGGCGCACCCGGGCGGCCGTCGAGGCCGCCGTCGCCGAGCTCGGGTACGTGCCCGACCGCGCGGCCCGGGCGCTGGCCGCCGGCCGAGCCGGCGCCGTCGCCCTGGTCCTGCCCGGACCGCAGTCCCCCTGCCTCGCCGAACCCGGCTTCTCCGGCGTGCTGCGCGGGGCCGCCGAGACCCTGGCCGGGGCCGGGGTACAGCTGGTGCTCATCCTCGGGGGCGGTGTGCCGCGGCC
The Streptomyces sp. NBC_00091 genome window above contains:
- a CDS encoding spermidine synthase; the encoded protein is MGGGLAELAPDRERSRAWTLLIDGAPQSHVDLDDPGYLDFAYQRRIGHLIDLIAPARQPLNVVHLGGGAFTLARYTAAARPRSTQQVVEIDGALVAFVREHLPLDPQARIRVRAVDARAGLAKVPDGWADLVIADVFSGARTPAHLTSAEFLDDVRRALAPTGWYVANLADGPPLAHLRGQIATAASRFAELALAADPVVWRGKRFGNAVLVAADRELPLAEFTRRVASDPHPGRVEHGRALADFTGGAAPVADASAVASPQPPPSVFR
- a CDS encoding response regulator transcription factor, whose translation is MASVLVVEDDQFVRSALIRHLTEASHTVRSVGTALEALREVAHHRFDVVILDLGLPDLDGSEALKMLRGITDVPVIIATARDDEAEIVRLLNDGADDYLTKPFSVEHLSARMAAVLRRARAAAGAEPPSRVLRVGGLAIDPLRRQAELDGSVLDLTRREFDLLTFLAGRPGVVVARRELLAEVWQQSYGDDQTIDVHLSWLRRKLGETAARPRYLHTLRGVGVKLEPPQ
- a CDS encoding HAMP domain-containing sensor histidine kinase, whose product is MRWALVKVCLAVTTMVVLAFAVPLGMVVQEMASDRAFSNAERQAATMGPTLSITTDPMQLRKAVESTEMGAAGRMAVHVPAIGGAAAVDIGDGRAGAHAVAETRSLGRATTAHVPGGGSALLQPVALGSGDIAVIEIYVPESEVSNGVATAWLVLGGVGLALVVGSVAVADRLGARLVRPAERLADAAHQLGEGRLGARVPEDGPKELRSAAVAFNSMADQVVELLANERELAADLSHRLRTPLTVLRLNAASLGDGPAAEHTRAAVEQLEREVDTIIRTAREQRAPANTATAGCDASEVIRDRMAFWSALAEDEGREVRLAGVDRTVRIPVARPELAAALDAMLGNVFRHTPEATPFAVDVHDAGDAVIVLVSDAGPGIADPDAALRRGNDGGRDGSTGLGLDIVRRVAESTGGDVRLGRSVLGGTEVRVWIALDGRTRGGERGARNRRGRRKRRGD
- a CDS encoding DUF5993 family protein, whose amino-acid sequence is MDTLIFGGLLATLVTMHRDTSRTVVLGAWWVMLIAVLLLMAHHITSSLALDLSY
- a CDS encoding disulfide bond formation protein B: MNSLLPEAPLEGGPLSRVHYWFACFFAAGWTLVVCGGLFYQFGLWEYPCPLCVVQRMFMLLAAIGAGYIIRTALTVGVVTGRDYMTGWGMALVAVVCGSFTAWRQTMLHILPGDKGYGSEAFGLHLYVWAWILFTASVVAIGVVLALAHTTAGRNVPTAAPGPYRTAGMLVLAFLGLVIAVNLVAVFLEEGFHWFLPDDPSRYQFFYDVGILD
- a CDS encoding DUF3303 family protein, whose amino-acid sequence is MRVMLRAHMDTAATNEGIMTGGLPQAVKKLIDKVKPEAAYFGLHEGVRSCWIVFDLQDSAQMPALTWDLFHDFNAEIEVGPVMTAEDLGKALGALKSS
- a CDS encoding MFS transporter, with the protein product MSRPTAGSAPAGFRGVFALGGRALPVHAFLARLPAALCPIGTLLLINDRDGIGDAGAVAAALWLGQALGGPVIGRLADRRGHRPVLLVACAANAAVLFALVAAVLGGLPLSARMGVAVAAGLTVPQVGPLARARWARLAGEDKALLGSALSFDTTLDEVGFMVGPALAGILAVTVHPASALVLAAVLILVSGSLFALHPTAPGPVAAVGARADVRLWSPGLALLFAMAVLQGAAWSGANTGVNALARSLGEGGAAGLVWAAMAVTSSVAGFVTVARPGTAGLPVRLRWTIGLQAVLTLPLLAVSGLWGAAAAVAGIGLAVAPHLIALFGLAERAGPAERMGEAMTVLGSGLIVGQALAAAAAGPLAAAYGYRAAFAVSCAAAAASAVLALATAGRVRFGPTAAVAAAVTRTSTPPAPSPGLPPS